A DNA window from Brassica napus cultivar Da-Ae chromosome A4, Da-Ae, whole genome shotgun sequence contains the following coding sequences:
- the LOC106449498 gene encoding protein GLUTAMINE DUMPER 7, protein MSMISDSMVPVHPSLEKLNSPVLSKVCAWGVMLGLFVVSIIAMAYACYYTRNASNPSTGGQDKPIKKEVLKPLDMEPKIVVIMAGNENPTFFAKPSKINA, encoded by the coding sequence ATGAGTATGATTAGTGATTCAATGGTTCCGGTTCACCCGAGTTTAGAGAAATTGAATTCTCCCGTTCTCTCTAAGGTTTGTGCATGGGGGGTAATGTTAGGGCTATTTGTCGTTTCAATAATCGCCATGGCTTATGCTTGCTATTACACGCGAAACGCTTCAAATCCAAGCACTGGAGGGCAAGATAAACCAATAAAGAAGGAAGTATTGAAGCCACTAGACATGGAACCAAAGATAGTTGTCATAATGGCCGGTAACGAAAATCCTACCTTCTTTGCCAAGCCAAGCAAGATCAATGCATGA